The Erpetoichthys calabaricus chromosome 6, fErpCal1.3, whole genome shotgun sequence genome includes the window aaaccaaaatgctatTTTAAAGAAACCGTAGAGCCTCTCCAATATCACATTTGTTGCAgccaggccaccggcaataaatacctacaatgcaaaaaaaaaaaatgcaatgcaaaaaattgtataaaatgtgtgcacagttacaataaacgtacatacatgtactgtactaagtacgtagaaaaatagttttgggtactcaccaacttgtcagataacgatgctATTTACTGGACTGTCACAGCTGttgtaaaggagcctcttcacgcGACTGTGTAGCAgcgccgtcgtcttcttccactgaaggcgtactaggcagtgttttacgtgtaaggaacatcgtgatgggcagttgctggcgctgccttttcatttgtgtaaagaggttcctatacacttctgtggcgccgtcaagagcatttttaaattgcagagaacgaatcatttgcgggtcccattcttcaacggaTGTCtgcagatcttttgccattcgtagaatggtcgcgagacgctcgagagttaggCCTGCGTCTTCCTCTGCCGGGTCGTCTTGATCTTCCTCCTCGCTCGCTGACTTGGTCATCTCGGCCAAATCTTCATCGCTGAGCAGCTCGGAGTGGGCATCGAGCAGCTCATTGATGTCATCACTGGTCATGTCGTTGAATCCCTCTCCTCCTAGCAGTTTTGCCAGCGTGACTGCCTTGTCAACCGCTGAGTCATGaatttcttctgcagaaaagCCCTTCTTTTCGCACACAATCTCTGGCCACAATTTCTTCCAGCAGGCATTAACCGTGTCTTTCTTCATATCATTAAGGGCCTTCTGCACGTTCACCATACACGATGTGATCATGTACTTACGCCAGTACTCCTTCAGGGAAAAGTCATCGTCCGTGTCCATTGCCTCGACCATGTGTTGCAGGCTGTTCCTTGTGTACAATGCCTTAAAAGCCCGGATAACTCCTTGATCCATTGGCTGAATCAGTGATGTTGTATTTGGTGGCAAGAACTCAATTTTTACACCTCGGTAGGATAGATCCAAGGGATGACCTCCAGCATTGTCCAGAAGTAAAAGGACTTTGAAATCCAGCCCTTTATCTGCCAGATAGATCTTTACTTCTGGGATGAAACATTGGTGAAACCAATCCGAAGTTAGGCGTTTCGTAATCCACGCCTTCGGGTTGTGCATCCAGTACacaggcagcaggtttttattcttatttttcagggctcGGGGGTTTTTGGACTTATAAATGAGCCCAGGCTTTATCATAAAGCCCGCAGCATTGGCGCACATGACCAGCGTGATGCGATCTTTGTGCGCCTTAAACCCCGGGGCTTTTGCCTCTTCCTTCGTGATAAAAGTACGAGACGGCATCCGCTTCCAAAATAGGGCCGTCTCATCCATATTAAACACGGTTTCAGGCTGATATCCGCCTTCCTCAATAATCGTCTTGAACGTGTCGGCGACAAATTTCTCGGCTGCGGCTTTGTCTGCAGAGGCAGCCTCTCCTTGCAGGTTAACACTGGCCAAGTTGaaccttttcttaaatttttcaaaccagcccTTGCTGGCAGTAAATTCACGGCTCTCGCTGGGGGATTCAGCAGAAGTTCCAGGTCGAGGGTCGTCATCGTCATCGTCTGGAGCATCTCCAGCATCCGCAAACCTATCATAAAGTTGCTTGGCCTTTTGTCGGATGATATTGGTGTCCACGGGGATGTTTTTTTTCCGGCAGTCTTCGATCCAAATCCCTaacgcagattccatccggatTACTGCCTTACTACGTCCACTTACCCTTCGTTTCGCCTCCTGGTTAAATGACACTGCAGCAGTAGATCGTatgttcttttcctccttcttaataTAACGAACCGTGGACTCGTTGATACCGtagtggcgtcctacagcggcgtagcttttcccttccttcaacatgtccaacaatttcaccttttcagcaattgttagcatcttccgttggcgcttcggCACGGCCCCAGTAGCAGGAGAAGATCGCTTTGTAGACATAACGAAGAGCTTGACTACAGTACGCACAAAGCAAAACGATGATGCTGAatgaatgagatgagatgagatgccgGCTTTAAGTGAAATCGAATTCTGCGCTCCCTGTCGCGGAGCcagtcagcacccaggagcttaaccgcgtcctctgattgggtagcttcttagccatccgccaatagcgtcccttgtttgaagtcaaatgcgtcccttgtttgaattcaaatgggcaaatcatgaGGAAGCGCActtactgtagaccgcagacatccgcgaagcagtgaaaaatccgcgatatacattcacatatgcttacatttaaaatccgcgatggagtgaagccgcgaaggaggaagcgcgatatagcgagggatcactgtatataaaagaatGAATTCTATAGTAGTTTGCTGCAttgcaaaaactgaaaattaagttttatttcaAAGTCTAGGCCACACGATATGACTTAGAAACAAAATTAGCTTGGCCCCAGACTCAAGAAGTAGGCTTCATGGCCTGCACAGGTTGCAAGTGAAAAGTTATCACAAGAGGGGAAGACATCCCATATTTCTAAAAAATCAGCAAGGGAAAAGGGGACTTACTAAACTCTTGGTTTCCTATATAAAAAGTAATGattcttattattttaaagatctgagtgacaaaaatattcaaaaagcaaaCAGGAATATAAAAGGAATGAATTTATAAGGGTAATCCTTAAAAGACAAAACCAAACCAGTCTACAATCCAAAATCCCTATACTCATACACAGAAAAGAACTTCAAAACTAGAAAATCAAAAACTAGAATTTACAGGATCCACAAAACAAATTCAAAGAAGTGTAAAGCATGCAGAGAATCAATACCTCAGTGGGCCTCAGCAGCTAGCTTATGGCCTGGTGGGGGCAGCCCCAGAGTCGCAGGGGCCCTACCTTCTTGATTCAAGCTGTTGTGACACGCGAGTCcctatcttgcaccccaaaacacaaggctgagtctcagtagtttagcaaaaccagctttaatcAACTTGAaccaggaacagcagggttatttattgcactgggagctaccactctcctatacacagacacagcaaatgggcatagttgggaccaggtcagtggccaagttatactgttccctgtaaTTATAATGTCCCTTACATCACCAATCGGCAACAGGCCTGTATAGTGCGATCTTGATTGACTCGTAGTTGTTTCTGCTGCGCTATGCTGTTACGCTGAGAACCTGTGGTTACCTTGGCAGCCGACAAGCAATCCTCCACAGATGTGCCAGTCAATTTTCGGCATGTCATCCAATTGGGGGGGTCCTGAAAGATTTCAGAGAcctcataatataaaaaattattatcaTTTACAACAGAAATTCCTGAATAACCATACATAcaaatttcacaataattaaatatCCAAAACAGATTAGgtcaaaataacaaaagacagGAATTGACAgaactgtttaataaaataaccAGAAACACTAAATAGAAGACAGAGACCAGGgatatatacactgtatttttACAAACATGTAttatgtgtttctgtgtgtgtgtgttacacttCTATATGGGGTTGATGTTTTATAGATGATGGTGTGATTTTTACAACCGGATGCCTTTCTTGATGCCAACACTCTTTAACTGTTCCAAGAAGTCATGCAAGTAAAAAATTTATTGTGCTTCGTGCACATGAAAATAAACCTGAATGTATACTTTTTGAAAGATGTGACTTAATCTGATCCTCCTCTTGTGTTATCCTAATATTCACCATGCAGGTGGGGTTGCTCTCAAAGAAACCCTAGAAAACTTCATGTCTCAAAATGATGCCAACATGTAAAAACAATAGTTTTTTTAGttcacaaaataatacaatttattttaaaactcacTCAATGATTACTTCTACTTCTCAATCAGTTCTTGATAACACTTCTGGAGTTAAAAATGCCAAATAAAAGgcttaggtttttgtttttttttcacaaacctcTTTTTACCAGCCCCAGGCAAGCCAGGTAATGGGCCAGAAAGGCTTTGTAGTTCTCTGTCAATAAAAAAGCTTCCTAAGTATTCCTATCAGAAATCCACGCTAGGACCTATCAGACAGGGAAAACTCAGACacccacaacccccccccccccacccccccccccccgcacacacacacacacacaattacccCATCTTCTTTTTACAAAGGTACCTACagtgtttaatttttcattggCATAATTTTTGGCAGGCAACCTTTACAAAAAGATAGCAGAGATACAACAATGTTttgaaagttatttattttaaccaTATTGATTCACCCAACTAATTCTTGTTTGATAAATCCCATGAAATTGCAAAAACTCAATTTAAAcagatctttacatttttttagacaTATGTAAATCTTAAGCATTTGTTgtgataaagttaaaaaaaattagcttgtttgatttgtcatgcggcggcatggtggcgcagtggtagcgctgctgcctcgcagttaggagacccgggttcgcttcccgggtcctccctgcgtggagtttgcatgttctccccgtgtctgcgtgggtttcctcccacagtccaaagacatgcaggttaggtggattggcgattctaaattggccctagtgtgtgcttggtgtgtttgtgtgtgtcctgcggtgggttggcaccctgcccaggattgtttcctgccctgtgttggctgggattggctccagcagacccccgtgaccctgtgtttggattcagcgggttggaaaatcaatGGATTTGTCATGCAGGACTATTCACTCAGTATGcagttattcaaattaattttgaacccAAAAATTATTCAGAAATTCCCCAATAGATGTGGCAGCGAtaaatattaaacagtaatataGAAAACCATAATATTATCAAAAAGGGAtactttttcttctcattttctctTGCAGTCCCCTGAATCTCTTTCTTTTTGTGGAGGTAGGCAGCCAGGGTTCCAATAGCAATAGTAAATAGCACTGGTGATAATGGGGAGCCCTATCTTGTTCTGTACTCCAGAgcataataattaaaattgatGCTATCTATATGACCCTCTGTGCTGGAATACATTTTAATCTACGCACATATGTTGGGTCTGATCATATTTGCATAGTACAATAACTGGAAATCCCCACTTAATGCATTTAAGAGTATTTTCTGCATTGGATAACACACCCTATGGAAGTTGGAGATGCTGCAGGGGTGTATAATAATTGAAACAATCTTGGACTATTTGATAGTCTCTACCTTTAACAAAATCAATTTCATCTTgtgaaattataaaatacatttttctattctTTATCCTAAATCATTTGCAAGAATCTTTTAATAATTGATGTGTAGGATGTTCAATCTAATGGGGTTTTATTCTTTATTGGGAAAAAGTAATGGGGTAATGTTTTTGGCAGTATATTATCCTCTCTGGCCTCTTAAACATGGCTAGCATTAGCAATTTAGCAGATGACTTTTTATGAAATTCTGAAAGATAGCTATCTGGAGTCACTTCTTTCCCGTTTTGTAAGGTATTAGTAGTCTCTTGAATTGAAGAGAGCCTCAGTGGTTTATCCAGCTCCTCTATACACTGTGCATCAAGATGTGGGATTCCTCTTCTATAAAGATCATTGGTTTAAGCCTCACTTCCATTACAATATGGTGCatgtacaatattataataaatctTAGATGTGTTACTAATTTTTTCTGTTCAGTAGCTTTAATTCCAATTGCATTATTAGTTTTAATAATTGAATTTGGAACTTCTTATGTACAGTATTAGTTAAGCTAAAATCCTATTTGTTTTTTCTCGCACATTCTGACTCTTTATAACATCGTCCTTTCTCAAAACTTCTATTTTACACTTAAGTCTGTTTATTATGCTACCTTTAGTTTTTCACTGGCTATTACCTAAAAACATAGGAAGGAACATCTGAAAAATTAGAATCTCTCAGAATAAactaagaataaaagaaaattgctcctttatttcctgctcataaagaaactttttaattatattaagtacaaagtaTGTCTTCTGCTTACTAATCAAACGTGATGTAAACACACAGAAACTATCATCTCGGTTGACATTCTTTCTAATGGATGTGCATTTTTCCTTACATCCTTTATCACTCGAGGCAAACTGTGATTTTTACTGATGACCTGCAAGTCACTTCTAAAAggttattgtcttttatttaatatgctaatattAGCTAATCAAAAACTTACAGtcacaattacagtatattactaatttttttacacAACTTTTAGAggttatttttcatattgtacATGCCTCTAATATGATCTTCATAAACATTCTGATAAACTAGTCCTAATTAGTGATGTTTATATTCTGCACAATTTGGAAATGGATATCCATGGCAAGTGGCATCTGTACCTGCATCTGTAATGCatcaaatcagatttgagtcactttaactctttcagggctgatgtcaacttttgtcaaaattcaggagtagaggacggtaatcacctgtaaactgcaacaaaactcgccattACGTTtcagttcgactctctttgctagaaggaaagttacatagctttgttggtTTAACCTCGAATACCTgtgcgtgcatgagtagcaaagagcaaacaacctctaaaatggcattgacatttgGTGAGAGACTAAAGtgaatgtgcaaattaaaatactctgtggatgTTTTTCTACGTAATTTCGTTGAACAgaactctgacttgttggactccgagTTTGACTCAATTGCCTTGGAGATAGATATAGAAAATGAAAGTGTGGTACCAGCATCGTCGGATttgtccccagctgatcatggtgctgaacacattcgtgtagctgatgcgcctacagcaatgttcgcctgggaggaaCACCACTGGAGGTACataccatattgcgtcacactgtgcCTGCCactgccacccacctgctgtgcgaaggcaGCCGTCCCAccatgcagccactgctgccagagatgccaaacatgcgccaacagcagccacagcacatggCAACaggcattttatgttgatttatatgtgaaaccattgcattgtgtgcttttcagaaaactgagtttttttggaaaaaatattcagccctcaaagagttaatatgtGGTCCTAGATAGGATATGTATCTGATTCATGGCCATGCCACATCAATGAGTATGATCAAGTTGGAAttcatgtggttttttttttgcctatatgCATGGGCTGAGCAGCATGGCAAAACAGCAATGTAATAgagagctacagctgtgacaacagtcaTGACCCCACCATTGCTGTATATTTCCTCATACCCATACATCTTACTCAGTGAAGCAGTGCCAGCAATAgctacaaaaacagcaaaagctggccGACTGTCTTTTTTCGCCTTCTGAAACTAATCATGTACAGATAACGAACTATTTGCCGTCCTCCAGAGTAAAATGTGATGCATATACACTTACTGCAAGCTACCACAAGTCTCAACAAAAAGTTTTTTGTTGGTGGTGATGCATATATCTCCTGCACAAACGTATCAGTGTGCAAATGTGTGCTGTTTCAGAGGACAGTTAGATAAGggtcacttgtacttatgaatgtTAACCATCAAGATAGGCAAATCTATGAATGGTCAAACAGGCCACAACTcttatatttttgtgcataatctgttggtttacatgtgaacactattggtttttGAATATTTACTATAATTTATTTGCATGTATACTTTATTGGTCTGCATgtgtacaatactggtttcattcatatgaaccataTTGGTTTGTGTCCCTATATTATTGGTTTGTATGTGATCTATATCAGTTTGTATATGTATAATACTTAATGGCATATGAGCTGCATTGATGTGCACTTGTGTATCACTGGTTTACTGGTAGGTTTGTTAGTCTGGCAATGATTTTGCGAATGCTCTATACTGGTTTCATGATTTATGGCTGGCCTGTTTGGCTCCTCGTACAAATCCGATCagaatgaaaaatcagaaatgagcAATGAGGCGTTTAATGTGAACATAGCCTCTGACATAAAACAATGAGCAAAATCATGAGTTGTAATTGTTTTTGAGTTGATAATGCATGACTGTTGTTTATGGCcactaaattttgaaaaaaaaggtcCAAGTATAGAACAATATCTCCTTATGCGCctcaaagacatactgtataatccaCTCCACCAAAAGATGCCCTCATGTTCTCTAGCAATGCACAGCACAGcaagaaacataaaagaaaacaactcACTTCCTGATGTAAAGATTGTGCATTTCAGGGCATTCTAAATGACTTGGATGATGCCAGATCCATGAAAGAGATTACGgatgaaatgcagtgaatgagaGAAAAGCACAAGGGAATAGAGAAAGGAATTTTTCCAAGGTAAGCATTATTAAGAATCATGTCCACAAGGGAACTGAGCCAGTGCTGCTGATCTTTTAAGTTTATATAAATGATCTACATTAAAAAATAGGTAACCAACAAGCTGATTATGTCTTCATATGACACTGGCAAAGAGTTGTGCAATTGGAAAAAATGTAGACTTGTGCAGATGTGAAACAGATGACATTCTATTTAACTAACTGTGAAatacagaaagtaaaaatatcatatgatatacagtataattacacAAAGAGAGAATTTAAGCTTGAAACTTGTGTGAAGGACCTGGGAGCTGTGCTGGCCTTGTTGCCCTCCACATCCAGATGGTACACAGAAGCAAACAATAAGGCTAAtaagatggttgtttaaatagtATGCTGTTTGAAGT containing:
- the LOC114653131 gene encoding tigger transposable element-derived protein 1-like, whose product is MESALGIWIEDCRKKNIPVDTNIIRQKAKQLYDRFADAGDAPDDDDDDPRPGTSAESPSESREFTASKGWFEKFKKRFNLASVNLQGEAASADKAAAEKFVADTFKTIIEEGGYQPETVFNMDETALFWKRMPSRTFITKEEAKAPGFKAHKDRITLVMCANAAGFMIKPGLIYKSKNPRALKNKNKNLLPVYWMHNPKAWITKRLTSDWFHQCFIPEVKIYLADKGLDFKVLLLLDNAGGHPLDLSYRGVKIEFLPPNTTSLIQPMDQGVIRAFKALYTRNSLQHMVEAMDTDDDFSLKEYWRKYMITSCMVNVQKALNDMKKDTVNACWKKLWPEIVCEKKGFSAEEIHDSAVDKAVTLAKLLGGEGFNDMTSDDINELLDAHSELLSDEDLAEMTKSASEEEDQDDPAEEDAGIYCRWPGCNKCDIGEALRFL